The Nitrospira sp. genome segment CGATGGGATTGGACCGATAGTATGGCTGCGGATGAGTTGAACCGGTTATTGAGTGGGGCCGTCAAGGGACAAATGGTTGCCGATGTGCCTCTCGGCGCGCTTCTATCCGGCGGGATTGATTCTTCGACCGTGGTGGCCCTCATGCAGGCACAGTCCTCTCGTCTGGTCAAGACCTTCTCGATAGGTTTCCATGAAGATGACTATAATGAAGCGCCTGGAGCGAAGGCCGTCGCCGAACACCTGGGAACCGACCATACCGAATTCTATGTGAGTCCGGCCGACGCGTTGGCGGTGATTCCGCTCCTGCCGTCGATGTATGACGAACCATTCGGCGATTCGTCCGCCATTCCAACCCATCTTGTCGCCGGCTTGGCCAAGCAGCAGGTCACAGTTGCGCTTTCCGGGGATGGGGGAGATGAGTTATTCGGTGGCTACAATCGGTATTCCTGGGGAGGATCGATCTGGCGTCGCATCGCAGGAGTGCCAGCTTCTATGAGAGCGATCGCGGCCTGTGCTTTGACGGTACCGTCGCCCGAGCAGTGGGATAGGATCGGCAGAATACTGAGGAAAGGGCTCCCGGCTTCCCTCCATCTGTCGACCCTCGGGGAGAAGGTTCATAAACTTGCCGCAGTTTTGGATTCGGCTAGTCAGACGGAATTGTATCGGCGGCTTGTATCGCTACAACGAGAGACCGCTTCCTTGGTCCTCGGCACTCAGGACAAACCGATTTGGGCTGACGCCCAAACGCAACAACTGGGGGGCGAAGATTTCAGCGAAGCGATGATGCTCCACGATTTGGTCGGATACTTGACCGATGATATCTTGGCCAAGGTCGATCGGGCCGCGATGGCGGTCAGCCTGGAAACCAGGATGCCGTTGCTGGACCATCGCGTCGTGGAGTTTTCCTGGAGTCTCCCTCTTTCGATGAAGATCAGGTCGGAAGGCCAAGGGAAATGGCTGCTTCGACAGGTTCTGTATCGCTATGTCCCGAAATATCTGGTTGAACGACCCAAGATGGGTTTTGGCATTCCGTTGGACTCTTGGCTCCGAGGCAGTTTGAGGGATTGGGCCGAGGCGTTGTTGGAGGAGTCTCGGCTCAAGCGTGAAGGATATTTCGATCCGGGTCTGATTCGAACGAAATGGCGGGAGCATCTCTCGGGTCGACGCAATTGGCAGTATTGGCTCTGGAACGTCTTGGTGTTTCAAGTCTGGTTGAGTGCTCATGCGCGATCGCCCTCGGCTGCTGTATCTTATCACTGAAGACTGGTATTTCTGGTCTCATCGTCTCGATCTGGCTCGGGCCGCGCGGGAAGCGGGCTATGATGTCATCGTGGCGGCTCGTGTGACTGACCATGGAGAACGGATCCAAAGAGAAGGATTTCAGCTTGAGCCGTTGGAGATGGTCCGTCGGAGCCGCAATCTGTTCCGTGAGGTGATCGCTGTTGCCGAACTCGTGCGATTGTATCGGCGCGTCAGACCCGACGTCGTTCACCATGTGGCCATGAAGCCGATTCTGTACGGATCTCTGGCTGCGTGGGTTGCGCGGGTTCCGGCGGTCATCAACGCATTCGCCGGTCTTGGGTATACCTTCATGGACGAACGGAACCAGCTGTTACGCTGGTGCGTGAAGACGGCGTTAAGAATCGTCCTCAGTTTGGGGCATTCTGTCGTGCTGGTACAAAATCACGATGATCAAGACCGGCTCGTCGGAGAGGGGCTGGTCCCTGTCTCTCGAACGAGAATTATTGCCGGTTCCGGCATCGATGTCGCGATGTATTCCTTACAGCCGCAACCGTCCGGTGTCCCGATCGTTGTTCTGCCGGCACGCATGCTCTGGGACAAAGGTGTGGGAGAATTTGTAGAGGCTGCAAGACGGTTGAAGCGGAAAGGCGTCGATGCGCGGTTCATCCTCGTCGGTCGACGGGATGAGCATAACCCCGCGGCTATCACGGAGATCCGCCTGAAGGAGTGGGTGAAGGAAGGAGTGGTCGAGTGGTGGGGACATCGAGAGGATATGCCGGCTGTCTATGCCGCGGCCATGCTCGTCGTGCTGCCATCGTATCGAGAGGGGCTTCCTAAAGTGCTGTTGGAAGCGGCAGCCTGCGGCAAGGCCATGGTGGCCACGGATGTTCCAGGTTGTCGAGAGATTGTGCGTGATCGATTTAACGGGTTGTTGGTTCCCCCTAAAGATTCCGTGGCGTTGGCGACGGCCATTGAAGAACTGCTGATCGACCAGAAGTCGCGTGAGGTCATGGGACAGCGAAGCCGGACCCGTGTCATGGCGGAATGGTCCGGCTCCCGAATCGCTGAACAGGTACTTGGTCTCTACCATGACATGGTGAAGGTCGCGGCCATCGATCGTTCCCATGGGTATGCATGACCAAAGTGCTGGTCACAGGTGCTGCGGGGTTTCTGGGATCGTCGCTTGTCAAAGCGCTAGGTCGGTCTGGGTATCACATGCGAGCGCTTCTGCATGATGCGTCGCGATCCATCTCGTTCTTGCCGGATATCGAAACAGTCGTTGCGGACATCCAGGATTCGAAGGCGATCCGGGAGATAGCGGTTGGCTGTGAGGTGATCGTGCATCTTGCGGCCAAGGCCCATGCCATCGATGATTCCGGGGCGGCGGAGGACTACGAGGCCGTCAACGTCGACGGGACGAAGCACATCTTGGAGGCAGCCGTGAGATCCGGGGTAAGCCGCATCGTGTTTGCAAGTTCGGTCAAAGTCTTCGGCGAGGAGACGAGGGGGTGTATCGATGAATCGCGGACTCCCGATCCTCGGACTGCCTACGGCCGGTCAAAATGGCAGGCGGAGCAACTTGTTTCGGAGTACGCAGAGCGACATGGCCTCACAGCCGTCTCACTCCGGCTTCCGATGGTCTATGGTCCGACAAGGAAAGGCAACCTGTATCGAATGATCGAAGCGATCGATCACGGGCGGTTTCCGGCCTTGCCTCGTCTCTCGGCGGTCCGGAGTCTTTTGCATGTTGAGAATTTTGTACAGGCGGTGTTGCTGTGTCTTCGTGTGCCGTGTTTTAATCGAGCTGCGTATATCGTCACCGATACCGAGCCGTATTGCGTGACCGACCTCTATGACTGGTTGCGGGTCGGATTAGGGAAGCCTCATCCTCGATGGCGAGTGCCGCTCTGGATGCTCAAGGGCGGTGCGCGGTGCGGCGATGTGCTTCGATTCATCGGTGGCCGGCAGGTTCCCTTGACGACGGAGCAACTGACCAAGCTTATCGACTGTGCCTGGTATAGTTCCACGGCCATCGAGCGGGAATTGGATTATCGGGCTACGCATTCTTTCGAGAAAACGGTCCCTGAGCTGATCGCGTTTTATCGCGAAGGCGCATCGGTTTAATCCGGACTGACCTAATGCGCCAGCCACCTTGGTTTCTGCTTGTTTCTTACTGAGATAAGCTTTAGCAGCTAACGACGCTCCCATGCCGACCATCATCCTCGCCCTTCCTGCGGTTTTGGCTTTTGTTTCCGCCTGGTGGATCACAAGAAAGTTGTGCTCGCCGAATTCGTTCCTCTCAATACTCGCTCATCCCAACGAACGGACATTGCATTCCATGCCGACTCCCCAGACCGGCGGGTTAGCCGTCATTGCCAGTGTGGTGATCAGTCTCGTTTTGGCTGCCAGTGTTTTGGCGATTATCCAACCTTCGAAGCCTATATTGCCGAAAGGCGTGGCGTCAGGGAGTGTGTGGATCGTGGTTTCGATGCTCCTGATCTTTGTCGTCTCTTTCCTCGATGACTGCATAGGTCTTCCTGCAAGGCTGCGTCTGGGTGTTCAGGCACTCTCCGCTTTTATCATCATTGGGGGTATCGGTTTGACATTGTCTTCCATCCCAATACCAGGAAGACCGAATATCCCGCTTGGGATAGCCGCAATTCCGGTCAGTGTCCTCGTCCTCCTCTGGATGGCGAATCTCTATAACTTTATGGACGGTATGGACGGCTTTGCAGGCGGAATGACGTTTTTTGGGTTCGGATTTCTCGCATATTTCGGGTGGCAGGCCCATTTCCCGGTCATGGTCATCATCGCCACGTTCGTTGCGATGGGCGCGCTGGGATTTCTCACCCATAATTTCCCGCCTGCGCGTATCTTCATGGGCGATGCGGGGAGCATTACCATTGGATTCTTGGCGGGGACATTGATGATCCTTGGAGTTCGCGACGGAATATTCGAGTTGTGGGTCCCGGTCATGATCTTCTCCCCATTCATTGTGGACGCGACGGTGACTCTGATCCGACGGGCGCTCCATCGCAAAAAGATCTGGCAAGCTCACCGGGAGCATTATTATCAGCGATTGGTCTTGAGCGGATGGAGCCATCGCCGGACCGTGCTTGCAGAGTATGGGGTCATGATGCTGTGCGGAGGGCTGGCTGTTCTGTATCATCACTCGACGGACAAAGTGCGACTCATTATTCTTGCTGTATGGGTCGGCATGTTTGTCCTACTCGGGAGCTTGGTAGGCAAGTTGGAGCGGAATGGGAAGGTCGCCCACTGCCTTCGAGATCCTGTTCCATCAGGCGGAGACGCTGAAGCGCCGGTTCAAGACCCTCCACATGTCGTCGTCAAGACATAGCTTGAAATCCGATCTTGCCGAAGACCGATCGACGAACAGCAAGGACCTCTTGCATTTCGCCGTCCGGTTGCGGAATGAAGGCCGCTTCTTTCGTCGAGGCGACCCGGAAATGGAGGATTTGTTCAAGGGGAGCATCGATCGATTCTGCCAGATCGCCCTTCGGCTGAGCGCGGCCAAGCGGGTGCTCGATGTCGGGTCTGGACAAGGTTTATTGCTCTTGTTTCTGGCCGAACTGGGTCACGAGTGTCATGGGCTCGATGTGAAGGATCAGCCTTCGATTTACCCTGATACGTATGGGAAAGGCATTACGTTTCAGCTTTGCAATGTGGAAGCAGATGCGATTCCCTATCCCGACGAATCATTCGATGCCGTGGTGTGCTGCCAGGTGCTTGAACATTTTTCACAT includes the following:
- the asnB gene encoding asparagine synthase (glutamine-hydrolyzing); translation: MCGIAGMMFHRGSELGRTVSGMTEMIRYRGPDNSGVWCDADSGLALGHARLSILDLSPAGHQPMESASGRYVIVFNGEIYNHLELRGQLTGLPWRGHSDTETLLAAFETWGVEKALQATVGMFALALWDRVERRLVLARDRIGEKPLYYGWSNGTFLFASELKALEAYPGWRGEIDRGALALLMRYAYVPLPYSIYTGIRKLLPGTYATISPTFAAGYWPEPTAYWSAAAVASQARRWDWTDSMAADELNRLLSGAVKGQMVADVPLGALLSGGIDSSTVVALMQAQSSRLVKTFSIGFHEDDYNEAPGAKAVAEHLGTDHTEFYVSPADALAVIPLLPSMYDEPFGDSSAIPTHLVAGLAKQQVTVALSGDGGDELFGGYNRYSWGGSIWRRIAGVPASMRAIAACALTVPSPEQWDRIGRILRKGLPASLHLSTLGEKVHKLAAVLDSASQTELYRRLVSLQRETASLVLGTQDKPIWADAQTQQLGGEDFSEAMMLHDLVGYLTDDILAKVDRAAMAVSLETRMPLLDHRVVEFSWSLPLSMKIRSEGQGKWLLRQVLYRYVPKYLVERPKMGFGIPLDSWLRGSLRDWAEALLEESRLKREGYFDPGLIRTKWREHLSGRRNWQYWLWNVLVFQVWLSAHARSPSAAVSYH
- a CDS encoding glycosyltransferase family 4 protein — encoded protein: MRDRPRLLYLITEDWYFWSHRLDLARAAREAGYDVIVAARVTDHGERIQREGFQLEPLEMVRRSRNLFREVIAVAELVRLYRRVRPDVVHHVAMKPILYGSLAAWVARVPAVINAFAGLGYTFMDERNQLLRWCVKTALRIVLSLGHSVVLVQNHDDQDRLVGEGLVPVSRTRIIAGSGIDVAMYSLQPQPSGVPIVVLPARMLWDKGVGEFVEAARRLKRKGVDARFILVGRRDEHNPAAITEIRLKEWVKEGVVEWWGHREDMPAVYAAAMLVVLPSYREGLPKVLLEAAACGKAMVATDVPGCREIVRDRFNGLLVPPKDSVALATAIEELLIDQKSREVMGQRSRTRVMAEWSGSRIAEQVLGLYHDMVKVAAIDRSHGYA
- a CDS encoding NAD-dependent epimerase/dehydratase family protein, producing the protein MTKVLVTGAAGFLGSSLVKALGRSGYHMRALLHDASRSISFLPDIETVVADIQDSKAIREIAVGCEVIVHLAAKAHAIDDSGAAEDYEAVNVDGTKHILEAAVRSGVSRIVFASSVKVFGEETRGCIDESRTPDPRTAYGRSKWQAEQLVSEYAERHGLTAVSLRLPMVYGPTRKGNLYRMIEAIDHGRFPALPRLSAVRSLLHVENFVQAVLLCLRVPCFNRAAYIVTDTEPYCVTDLYDWLRVGLGKPHPRWRVPLWMLKGGARCGDVLRFIGGRQVPLTTEQLTKLIDCAWYSSTAIERELDYRATHSFEKTVPELIAFYREGASV
- a CDS encoding glycosyltransferase family 4 protein, with product MPTIILALPAVLAFVSAWWITRKLCSPNSFLSILAHPNERTLHSMPTPQTGGLAVIASVVISLVLAASVLAIIQPSKPILPKGVASGSVWIVVSMLLIFVVSFLDDCIGLPARLRLGVQALSAFIIIGGIGLTLSSIPIPGRPNIPLGIAAIPVSVLVLLWMANLYNFMDGMDGFAGGMTFFGFGFLAYFGWQAHFPVMVIIATFVAMGALGFLTHNFPPARIFMGDAGSITIGFLAGTLMILGVRDGIFELWVPVMIFSPFIVDATVTLIRRALHRKKIWQAHREHYYQRLVLSGWSHRRTVLAEYGVMMLCGGLAVLYHHSTDKVRLIILAVWVGMFVLLGSLVGKLERNGKVAHCLRDPVPSGGDAEAPVQDPPHVVVKT
- a CDS encoding class I SAM-dependent methyltransferase produces the protein MKSDLAEDRSTNSKDLLHFAVRLRNEGRFFRRGDPEMEDLFKGSIDRFCQIALRLSAAKRVLDVGSGQGLLLLFLAELGHECHGLDVKDQPSIYPDTYGKGITFQLCNVEADAIPYPDESFDAVVCCQVLEHFSHSHLPAVREMRRVLRPGGVLEIDVPNVASFRNRSRLLRGKHITYDYADHYLHATPILYKGMSYYPRRHNREFTRGELELLLDSAGFERYEVSFLKSRRYREGMERMKSVGTAMKDMIPSLRKSLIAFAYK